Proteins from one Rhodoflexus caldus genomic window:
- a CDS encoding DUF4292 domain-containing protein yields MLIYPLIKRFAYTGMALMALLSACQKPPVATTGSTPPPIPARKEESVYHFNAFDFTYLTAKGRLVFVNNGRDVNANADIRMKKDSAIWISLRPGLGIEAARIFITPDSVRIMDKLNNDFLGFTFDSLSKRLDIPVDFQLIQNTLLGNLPYDLGQANPIPEGEQYLLRKQQSNIDVIGYVGKQTARMEKLSLKDLSAPNRLEAVYGNFTSVENMLFPFVCNADLTFEPPGGNKTSLSFRFTHNKVELTREPLKFPFSRGNK; encoded by the coding sequence ATGTTAATTTACCCGCTGATAAAACGCTTTGCTTATACCGGCATGGCACTGATGGCCTTGCTGAGTGCTTGCCAAAAACCTCCCGTAGCTACCACAGGCAGCACTCCCCCCCCCATTCCTGCCCGCAAGGAAGAAAGTGTCTATCATTTCAATGCTTTTGATTTCACCTATCTCACTGCCAAAGGCAGGTTAGTGTTTGTCAATAACGGGCGCGATGTTAATGCAAATGCAGATATTCGCATGAAGAAAGACAGTGCGATATGGATTTCCCTGCGCCCCGGATTGGGCATAGAGGCAGCCCGCATTTTCATCACACCCGATTCGGTTCGCATCATGGACAAGCTCAATAACGACTTTTTGGGCTTTACGTTCGATTCGCTCAGCAAACGGTTAGATATTCCCGTTGATTTTCAACTGATTCAAAATACGCTGCTGGGTAATTTGCCTTATGATTTGGGACAAGCCAACCCCATTCCCGAAGGCGAACAGTACCTCTTGCGCAAGCAGCAATCCAACATAGACGTGATAGGATACGTGGGCAAGCAAACAGCCCGCATGGAAAAACTTTCGCTGAAAGACCTTAGCGCACCCAATCGCTTGGAAGCAGTTTACGGCAACTTTACTTCCGTAGAAAACATGCTTTTCCCTTTTGTGTGCAATGCAGACCTTACCTTTGAGCCGCCGGGCGGCAATAAAACATCGCTTTCGTTTCGGTTTACGCACAATAAAGTAGAACTAACCCGCGAACCGCTGAAGTTTCCTTTCAGCAGGGGGAACAAATAG
- a CDS encoding alpha/beta fold hydrolase, translated as MLALRFFPCLLLGWFIFYAPRALSQSFCELGDFALENGQIIKQCRIGYRTFGRLNEDKNNAILFPTYFTGKSDALRSYVGGKGKMLDSTRYFIILTDALGNGVSSSPSNSTLQAGREFPLFTIADMVRTQEAMIRKQWGIEKLHAVIGISMGGMQAFQWMAAFPAKVGKMISLVGTPKLGFSDLLLWQSEIQPIEKALQTNGNLQQAMETTVLIHAYALYTPSWRNKNQKTADFQSFVQAEIQKSASFYPLDWAWQAKAMMAHNAYKTLPLDKLGELLKARGLIVYASQDLMVSPQACADLVQYSGAEHIVLTDDCGHLATGCNMGRISERVQAFLQKQ; from the coding sequence ATGTTAGCGCTCAGATTTTTTCCCTGCCTGCTCTTAGGCTGGTTCATTTTTTATGCACCGCGCGCACTGTCGCAAAGTTTTTGTGAATTAGGTGATTTTGCTTTGGAAAACGGGCAAATCATTAAACAATGCCGCATCGGCTACCGCACTTTCGGCAGGCTGAATGAGGACAAAAACAATGCTATTCTGTTTCCCACCTATTTTACGGGAAAGTCGGACGCACTGCGAAGCTATGTGGGCGGCAAAGGAAAAATGCTGGACAGTACACGCTACTTTATCATACTGACCGATGCTTTGGGGAACGGGGTTTCTTCTTCGCCTTCCAACTCAACGCTGCAAGCGGGGCGCGAGTTTCCGCTGTTCACCATTGCCGATATGGTGCGCACGCAAGAAGCGATGATTCGCAAGCAGTGGGGCATTGAAAAACTCCATGCCGTTATCGGTATTTCCATGGGGGGTATGCAGGCGTTTCAGTGGATGGCGGCCTTTCCTGCAAAGGTTGGCAAAATGATTTCTTTGGTAGGCACACCCAAGTTGGGTTTCAGCGACTTACTGCTTTGGCAAAGCGAAATACAGCCCATAGAAAAAGCCCTGCAAACCAATGGCAACCTGCAACAAGCCATGGAAACAACCGTGTTAATCCATGCTTACGCACTGTATACGCCTTCTTGGCGCAATAAAAACCAAAAGACCGCCGATTTTCAGAGTTTTGTTCAGGCAGAAATTCAAAAATCGGCGAGTTTTTACCCCTTGGATTGGGCATGGCAGGCCAAGGCAATGATGGCACACAATGCCTACAAAACCCTACCCTTGGATAAGCTCGGAGAGCTGCTGAAAGCCCGCGGACTGATAGTGTATGCCTCACAAGACCTGATGGTAAGCCCGCAAGCCTGTGCCGATTTGGTACAGTATAGCGGTGCGGAACACATCGTACTTACAGACGACTGCGGCCATTTGGCAACAGGTTGCAACATGGGGCGCATCAGCGAACGGGTACAGGCTTTTTTGCAGAAACAGTAG
- a CDS encoding sugar phosphate nucleotidyltransferase, with the protein MKIIIPMAGRGTRMRPHTLTVPKPLVPIAGKPIVQRLVEDIAVVCNEPIEEIAFIIGDFGAQVERDLSAIAERMGAKAKIYYQDQPLGTAHALLCAKESITGPVVIAFADTLFKADFTLDKTKDGIIWVQRVENPSSFGVIKTDEQGYITDFVEKPTHFVSDLAIIGIYYVKNGDMLRDEMQYLLDNDIKDKGEYQLTNALENMKQKGFKFVPGRISEWLDCGNKDSTVGTNSRYLDYLHERESAGKLQESLVAASVKNHNSIIIPPVYIGENVQLHNSVIGPHVSIGAHSVVKNSVVHSSLIQQNTLIENAIIGNSMLGSHVKYQGRASDLSIGDYTQVKL; encoded by the coding sequence ATGAAGATTATCATCCCGATGGCAGGCAGAGGAACCCGAATGCGTCCACATACGCTCACCGTTCCCAAACCATTAGTACCAATTGCCGGAAAACCAATTGTTCAGCGTTTGGTGGAAGACATTGCCGTGGTTTGCAACGAACCCATTGAAGAAATCGCCTTTATCATCGGTGATTTTGGTGCACAGGTTGAGCGCGACCTCTCGGCTATTGCCGAACGCATGGGAGCCAAGGCAAAGATTTACTACCAAGACCAGCCGCTGGGTACAGCTCATGCTTTGCTTTGTGCCAAAGAATCTATCACCGGCCCTGTGGTAATTGCTTTTGCCGATACACTGTTTAAAGCCGATTTTACATTAGACAAAACCAAAGACGGTATCATTTGGGTGCAGCGTGTGGAAAATCCCTCTTCGTTTGGCGTTATCAAGACCGATGAACAGGGCTATATCACCGACTTTGTGGAAAAACCCACACACTTTGTATCCGACTTGGCCATCATCGGCATCTATTACGTGAAAAACGGCGATATGCTTCGCGATGAGATGCAATATCTGCTGGACAACGATATTAAAGACAAGGGCGAGTACCAACTGACCAATGCGCTGGAAAATATGAAGCAAAAAGGGTTCAAATTTGTTCCCGGGCGCATCAGCGAGTGGTTAGACTGCGGCAATAAAGACAGCACGGTAGGCACCAACAGCCGCTATTTGGACTATTTGCACGAGCGCGAGTCGGCAGGGAAATTGCAGGAGTCATTGGTGGCAGCATCCGTGAAAAATCACAACAGCATCATTATTCCGCCCGTCTATATCGGGGAAAATGTGCAACTGCACAACAGCGTTATCGGGCCGCATGTTTCCATCGGGGCTCATTCGGTTGTAAAAAACAGCGTGGTACATTCCTCACTGATTCAGCAGAATACCCTGATTGAAAACGCGATAATAGGAAACTCTATGCTGGGCAGCCATGTTAAATATCAAGGCCGTGCTTCCGATTTAAGCATTGGCGACTATACGCAAGTAAAACTCTGA
- the clpP gene encoding ATP-dependent Clp endopeptidase proteolytic subunit ClpP: MNYSQEFRKYAVKGQGISSMVVDKYIDTSITNFTPYIMEERPMNLIQMDVFSRLMKDRIIFLGVPIDDQVANVVVAQLLFLQSTDPSKDVIMYINSPGGSVYAGLAIYDTMQIVTPDVATVCTGLAASMGAVLLCAGAAGKRSGLPHARVMIHQPLGGAQGQASDIEITHREIQKIKKELYEIISKHSGQPYEKIWNDSDRDYWMMSEEAKAYGLIDEVLAPKK, translated from the coding sequence ATGAATTATTCACAGGAATTTCGCAAATATGCTGTTAAGGGACAAGGCATCAGCAGCATGGTGGTTGATAAGTACATAGATACCTCAATCACCAATTTTACTCCTTACATTATGGAAGAGCGCCCCATGAACCTGATTCAGATGGACGTTTTTTCGCGCCTGATGAAAGACAGGATTATCTTCCTTGGAGTTCCCATAGATGACCAAGTAGCCAACGTAGTAGTAGCGCAGTTGCTCTTTCTGCAATCTACCGACCCCTCCAAAGATGTTATTATGTACATCAACAGCCCGGGCGGTTCGGTGTATGCAGGCCTTGCTATTTACGATACCATGCAGATAGTAACACCCGATGTAGCTACGGTTTGTACGGGGCTGGCGGCATCCATGGGTGCCGTGTTGCTTTGTGCAGGTGCGGCAGGCAAGCGTTCGGGCTTACCCCACGCCCGCGTAATGATTCACCAGCCACTGGGCGGCGCACAAGGACAGGCCTCCGATATTGAAATCACTCACCGTGAGATTCAAAAGATTAAAAAGGAACTCTACGAAATCATCTCTAAACACAGCGGACAACCCTACGAGAAAATCTGGAATGATTCTGACCGCGACTACTGGATGATGTCGGAAGAGGCCAAAGCCTACGGTCTGATTGATGAAGTATTAGCACCTAAAAAATAG
- the aroC gene encoding chorismate synthase, giving the protein MSNTFGKIFRITTFGESHGTAVGVVIDGCPAGIPFDLDFIQREMYRRRPGQSKITTQRQEGDEVKVLSGIFEGYTQGTPITLAVWNEDQRSKDYSHIADKYRPSHADYTWQTKYGTRDYRGGGRSSARETLARVAAGAVAKLFLNHLGIRIAAYVSQVGALKLDKSYLQLDLSEAAIESNIVRCPDSAMAEQMIALIDEVRKNRDTIGGVVSCVIKGAPAGLGEPVFDKLHAELGKAMLSINAVKGFEYGSGFDGVAMLGSQHNDVFYTDEKGQVRTRSNHSGGIQGGISNGEDIYFRVAFKPVATIMQDQESINQSGEQVVVSGKGRHDPCVVPRAVPIVEAMAALVMADFVLRNQVVKLEHIVSAYPVQNSL; this is encoded by the coding sequence ATGAGCAATACTTTCGGAAAAATATTCCGCATTACTACTTTCGGAGAATCGCACGGCACGGCAGTGGGTGTGGTGATAGACGGCTGTCCGGCGGGTATCCCTTTTGATTTGGATTTTATACAGCGGGAAATGTACCGCCGTCGCCCCGGGCAGTCCAAAATTACTACCCAGCGGCAAGAAGGCGACGAAGTAAAAGTCCTCTCCGGCATTTTTGAGGGGTACACGCAAGGAACGCCCATCACCTTAGCCGTTTGGAACGAAGACCAACGCAGCAAAGATTATTCGCATATTGCAGATAAATACCGCCCTTCCCATGCCGATTACACTTGGCAAACCAAATACGGCACTCGCGACTATCGGGGCGGGGGGCGCAGTTCGGCACGCGAAACACTGGCCAGAGTAGCCGCCGGCGCTGTTGCAAAACTATTTCTGAATCATTTGGGTATTCGCATAGCAGCCTACGTATCGCAGGTAGGCGCACTGAAACTTGATAAAAGTTACCTGCAACTTGACCTTTCGGAGGCTGCCATTGAAAGCAACATCGTCCGTTGTCCCGACTCGGCGATGGCCGAACAAATGATTGCCCTGATAGATGAGGTTCGCAAAAACCGTGACACCATCGGAGGCGTAGTCAGTTGCGTAATCAAAGGTGCGCCTGCCGGTTTGGGAGAGCCTGTATTTGATAAATTACATGCCGAACTCGGCAAAGCCATGTTGAGTATCAACGCTGTGAAAGGGTTTGAGTACGGCAGCGGCTTTGATGGGGTGGCAATGCTTGGCTCGCAACACAACGATGTTTTTTATACAGATGAAAAAGGTCAGGTGCGCACTCGCAGCAATCATTCGGGCGGCATACAGGGCGGCATCAGCAACGGAGAAGATATTTACTTCCGCGTAGCTTTCAAACCCGTAGCTACCATCATGCAAGACCAAGAAAGCATTAACCAAAGCGGAGAACAAGTCGTTGTATCGGGAAAAGGCAGGCACGACCCTTGCGTAGTACCTCGTGCAGTACCCATTGTTGAGGCAATGGCAGCCTTAGTCATGGCAGACTTTGTTTTGCGCAACCAAGTGGTTAAATTAGAACATATTGTATCAGCCTATCCTGTACAAAACTCCTTGTAG
- a CDS encoding tetratricopeptide repeat protein encodes MNRKGLLRTSIGLAALLSLLVFFDGRAQKPKKQVVQPPADSLEMAREVEENSAEYFFTEAMQYFLSENYSKALRTLEESRKLAPNNSAIPYQMARTYLKMEDYKNAVRLIQQALNLSKDNPNYLSLLAEIYEKQERYDEAEKIFAKLVILKPNEPGYYYDLANAMLYQNKFKEAIRIYDELEKKVGLEPAVIQRKQKLYLAMNQPEGALKEGRKLIEAMPDDPDAYITQVELLMNTRRTEEARKLIAELENLFPNEPRVLLLSADLAKSSGKKEAQIRALEKAFDYPQLEIELRLQVLSDLYDQASATNDTQLKTVLLSLSEKTMQIFPDHPQMQGLYAAILLENGKAAEAKSYYEKAVKLNGDNYQAWVGLVRADLMLQNYKDLARHTEQAIEYYPNNATFWFYNGTAHLVNRNYDEAVASLEQSRLLAIGNQELLQNIYPQLGDAYNGQKQYQKSDKAYEEALTYDINNRYVLNNYSYYLSLRRENLDKAKELSARLIKLEPDNPTYLDTHGWVLYVRGEYAAALPLLEKAARLNPSNPTILEHYGDVLYKVGRNEEALKYWQLAKKNGTGSQWLDRKIAEKKLFE; translated from the coding sequence ATGAACAGAAAAGGTCTTTTACGTACATCAATAGGCTTGGCAGCGCTGTTAAGCCTATTGGTGTTTTTTGATGGCCGGGCACAGAAGCCTAAAAAGCAGGTCGTTCAGCCACCGGCCGACTCGTTGGAAATGGCACGGGAAGTAGAAGAAAACAGCGCCGAGTATTTCTTTACGGAAGCCATGCAATACTTCCTTTCCGAAAATTACAGCAAAGCCCTGCGTACGCTGGAAGAAAGCCGAAAACTGGCACCCAATAATTCGGCCATTCCCTATCAGATGGCACGCACCTATCTGAAAATGGAAGACTATAAAAACGCCGTTCGGCTGATACAGCAAGCACTCAACCTTTCCAAAGACAATCCCAATTATTTAAGCCTGCTGGCAGAAATTTACGAAAAACAAGAACGGTACGATGAAGCCGAAAAAATATTTGCCAAATTAGTCATTTTAAAGCCCAATGAACCGGGTTATTACTACGACTTGGCAAATGCGATGCTCTATCAAAACAAGTTCAAAGAGGCCATCCGCATTTATGACGAATTGGAAAAAAAGGTTGGCTTAGAACCTGCCGTTATTCAGCGCAAACAAAAACTCTATCTGGCAATGAATCAGCCCGAAGGTGCACTGAAAGAAGGCAGAAAATTGATAGAAGCCATGCCCGATGACCCCGACGCTTACATTACGCAGGTAGAACTGCTGATGAATACGCGCAGAACAGAAGAAGCACGCAAACTAATTGCGGAATTGGAGAACCTTTTCCCCAACGAGCCGCGTGTATTGCTGTTGAGTGCCGATTTGGCAAAAAGCAGTGGCAAAAAAGAGGCACAAATCAGGGCACTCGAGAAAGCATTTGACTACCCGCAATTAGAAATAGAACTTCGCCTCCAAGTCCTCTCCGATTTGTACGACCAAGCAAGCGCAACCAATGATACACAATTGAAAACCGTTTTGCTGTCGCTTTCGGAGAAAACCATGCAGATTTTCCCCGACCATCCGCAAATGCAGGGCTTATATGCCGCCATTTTGCTGGAAAACGGCAAGGCCGCGGAAGCAAAAAGTTACTACGAAAAAGCGGTCAAACTCAATGGCGATAACTATCAGGCATGGGTAGGCCTTGTACGCGCCGACCTGATGCTGCAAAACTACAAAGACCTTGCCCGCCACACCGAGCAGGCCATTGAGTATTACCCCAACAATGCTACTTTTTGGTTCTACAACGGTACTGCCCACTTGGTCAATCGCAACTATGACGAGGCCGTAGCTTCTTTGGAACAAAGCCGATTGTTGGCCATAGGCAATCAGGAACTTCTGCAAAACATCTACCCGCAATTGGGAGATGCTTACAATGGACAAAAGCAATACCAAAAGTCCGACAAAGCCTATGAGGAAGCACTGACGTATGACATCAACAACCGCTACGTGCTGAATAATTACAGCTATTACCTTTCGCTGCGCCGTGAAAATCTGGACAAGGCCAAGGAGTTATCCGCTCGCCTGATTAAGTTGGAGCCCGATAACCCTACCTATCTGGATACGCATGGTTGGGTGCTCTATGTACGCGGCGAATATGCGGCCGCATTGCCGCTGTTAGAAAAAGCAGCCCGCCTGAACCCTTCCAACCCCACTATTCTGGAACATTACGGCGATGTGTTGTATAAGGTCGGCAGAAACGAAGAAGCCCTGAAATATTGGCAACTGGCCAAGAAAAACGGCACCGGCAGCCAGTGGTTAGACCGAAAAATTGCAGAAAAAAAACTGTTTGAGTAA
- the tsf gene encoding translation elongation factor Ts yields the protein MSISASDVNKLRQMTGAGMMDCKKALTEANGDFEAAIDILRKKGQKVAASRADRQSSEGSVFLRTSADNKEGFAISLNCETDFVAKNEDFVAMGNKVADMVAAHKPADIAAINAMKMEDGRTLAEHLTDMMGKIGEKIEVVNYAHVKGERVVTYIHTGAKVGVLVAMSSASEAAEAAGKDVAMQIAAMRPLALNREGVDAAVIEREIEIGKEQARAEGKPENMLEKIAMGKLNKFYKENTLLEQDFVKDNSKNISQYLDSVEKGLTVTDFKRISIVG from the coding sequence ATGTCTATTTCTGCATCAGACGTAAACAAATTACGCCAAATGACCGGCGCGGGCATGATGGATTGCAAAAAAGCCCTGACCGAAGCAAACGGCGACTTTGAAGCTGCGATTGATATTTTGCGCAAAAAAGGCCAGAAAGTGGCTGCTTCACGTGCAGACCGTCAGTCTTCTGAAGGTTCTGTATTCCTGCGCACCAGCGCCGACAACAAAGAAGGTTTTGCTATCTCTCTGAACTGCGAAACCGACTTCGTAGCTAAAAACGAAGACTTCGTAGCCATGGGCAACAAAGTAGCTGATATGGTAGCTGCTCATAAGCCTGCCGACATTGCAGCCATCAATGCCATGAAAATGGAAGACGGCCGCACCCTTGCCGAGCACCTGACCGACATGATGGGTAAAATCGGTGAGAAAATTGAAGTTGTAAACTATGCGCACGTTAAAGGTGAGCGCGTGGTAACTTACATCCACACAGGCGCTAAAGTAGGCGTGTTGGTAGCTATGAGCTCTGCATCAGAAGCTGCTGAGGCTGCCGGTAAAGACGTTGCCATGCAAATCGCCGCTATGCGCCCGCTGGCACTGAACCGCGAAGGTGTAGATGCTGCCGTTATTGAGCGTGAAATTGAAATCGGTAAAGAACAGGCTCGTGCAGAAGGCAAACCTGAAAACATGCTGGAAAAAATTGCAATGGGCAAGCTGAACAAATTCTACAAAGAGAATACCCTGCTCGAGCAGGACTTTGTAAAAGACAACAGCAAAAACATCAGCCAGTATTTGGACAGCGTTGAAAAAGGTCTGACCGTAACCGACTTCAAGCGCATCAGTATTGTAGGCTAA
- a CDS encoding T9SS type B sorting domain-containing protein, which yields MMKYFRHIALFCFAWLLLAFSQTVYATHIRAGDLIARRLPGTSLTYEFTVTIYTDDEGVPPDEEIEIFFGDGSPSRLIRRTAFRSVGNLTTENIYRTTYTFAGPGEFNVGVVIRNRNAGVVNIPNSVNTSFAIQSTFLISPFLGLNSSPILTNPPVDFLACTRRRFKHNPGAFDPDGDSLSYRFTISKKSLNQNVDIYYPLNQVPGINATTEAGNQPATLTLDPVTGDLVWDAPLQPGEYNVAFFVDEWRNGIRIGSVNRDMQILVRECVNRPPLFTNRTKDTCVVAGALVQDLIVATDADRHGVAIFGTGQLFNLTAPSNRATLDSIRSQPPAGTARSIFRWQTTCNDVSRQPYVATFITRDFPNPIRNQLADYLTYRIRVIGPPPNLQQAVYNPETRSVTLTWANYTCPNANNMLVYRRIGTSGWNPGQCETGIPASAGYELIGRIDPATGRFIDNNNGRGMQPGITYCYRIFATFPEPKGGESIASQEVCVTVQTNAPLITNVSVERTATATGEIFVRWVKPIGITPERFPRPWTYQVARAEGFGTTTNLIRLPQTFAENDTSFTDRNLDTENRVYNYRVYFFSQGRLIDSSAVASSVRLTAQPAAGAINLTWNAQVPWNNNSARFRRHLIYRERITQRGTFDLIDSVDVSTGGFTYTDRGRFQNQPLQERERYCYYVTTRGTYDNPNIFEPLLNKSQIACSTLRDTTAPCPPVLSLVPLDCSRFNPKDPATCADSVYKNELTWRPNLTPPCDTGIASYNLYFAPFEGDTLRILRRNIRDTRFIHEQINTVAGCYAVTALDSAGNESRLSNVVCNDNCPYYELPNVFTPNGDGKNDTFRPLVCPRFVERVEFKVFNRWGGLVYESDNDIFINWRGVSNSGAKLPAGVYYYEAVVTFRRLSREVSRETLKGWVQIILQE from the coding sequence ATGATGAAATATTTCAGGCACATTGCCTTATTCTGTTTTGCATGGCTGCTGTTGGCTTTTTCGCAGACGGTATATGCTACACACATTCGGGCAGGGGATTTAATTGCCCGCAGACTGCCCGGAACCTCACTCACCTATGAGTTTACCGTAACTATTTATACAGACGACGAAGGGGTGCCGCCCGATGAGGAAATAGAAATTTTCTTTGGCGATGGTTCACCCTCGCGCCTGATACGCCGTACGGCTTTTCGCTCTGTGGGCAACCTGACGACTGAAAATATTTACCGCACCACCTATACTTTTGCAGGGCCGGGCGAGTTTAACGTGGGTGTGGTTATCCGCAACCGAAATGCGGGCGTGGTAAATATTCCCAATTCGGTGAATACATCTTTTGCCATTCAGTCCACTTTCCTGATTTCGCCTTTTTTGGGGCTAAATTCCTCACCCATTTTGACCAACCCGCCGGTGGACTTTCTGGCATGTACGCGCCGCCGCTTCAAACACAACCCCGGTGCTTTTGACCCCGACGGCGACAGTTTGTCGTACCGTTTTACCATTTCCAAAAAAAGCCTGAACCAAAACGTAGATATTTATTATCCGCTGAATCAGGTGCCCGGTATCAATGCAACTACCGAAGCAGGCAATCAACCTGCTACCCTGACCTTAGACCCCGTCACAGGCGATTTGGTTTGGGATGCACCGCTTCAACCGGGCGAATATAACGTAGCGTTTTTTGTAGATGAATGGCGCAACGGTATCCGTATCGGCTCGGTAAACCGCGATATGCAGATTCTGGTGCGCGAGTGCGTAAACCGTCCGCCATTATTTACCAATCGCACAAAAGATACTTGCGTAGTTGCCGGAGCACTGGTGCAAGACCTAATTGTTGCCACCGATGCTGACCGCCACGGCGTGGCAATATTTGGCACGGGGCAACTGTTCAACCTTACCGCACCGAGTAACCGCGCCACTTTGGACAGTATCCGTTCGCAGCCGCCCGCAGGTACTGCCCGCAGCATTTTTCGCTGGCAAACAACTTGCAACGATGTCAGCCGACAGCCGTATGTAGCCACCTTCATTACGCGTGATTTCCCTAACCCCATTCGCAACCAATTGGCCGACTATCTGACCTATCGCATCCGCGTGATAGGGCCGCCACCCAATTTGCAGCAAGCGGTGTATAATCCCGAAACCCGCAGCGTTACACTCACTTGGGCTAATTATACCTGCCCCAATGCCAACAATATGCTGGTTTACAGGCGCATAGGCACTTCGGGCTGGAATCCGGGGCAGTGTGAAACAGGCATCCCCGCATCGGCAGGCTATGAACTCATCGGCAGAATAGACCCTGCCACAGGTCGTTTTATAGACAACAACAACGGGCGCGGTATGCAACCCGGGATTACCTACTGCTACCGCATTTTTGCTACCTTCCCCGAACCGAAAGGCGGCGAAAGCATTGCTTCGCAAGAAGTTTGCGTAACGGTTCAAACCAATGCGCCGCTGATTACCAATGTGAGCGTAGAACGCACGGCCACCGCCACCGGAGAAATTTTTGTGCGTTGGGTAAAGCCTATCGGTATCACACCCGAACGATTCCCCCGCCCATGGACTTATCAGGTAGCACGCGCGGAAGGTTTTGGCACAACCACTAACCTGATACGCTTGCCGCAAACATTCGCCGAAAACGATACGTCGTTTACCGACCGCAATCTGGACACGGAGAATCGCGTGTATAACTATCGGGTATATTTCTTCTCACAAGGGCGGCTGATAGACAGTTCGGCAGTGGCCTCATCGGTGCGCTTGACCGCACAGCCTGCCGCCGGGGCTATCAACCTCACATGGAATGCTCAAGTACCTTGGAACAACAACTCCGCACGTTTCCGCCGTCACCTGATTTACAGGGAACGCATCACGCAGCGCGGCACTTTTGACCTGATAGACAGCGTGGATGTCAGCACAGGGGGCTTTACTTACACCGACCGCGGGCGTTTCCAAAATCAACCGTTACAAGAGCGTGAACGCTACTGCTACTACGTTACCACCCGAGGCACTTACGACAACCCGAACATATTTGAGCCGCTGCTGAATAAGTCGCAGATTGCCTGCTCAACCTTGCGCGATACGACAGCCCCATGCCCGCCCGTGTTGAGCTTGGTGCCGCTGGATTGTTCACGGTTTAACCCCAAAGACCCCGCAACCTGCGCCGATTCGGTCTATAAAAATGAACTGACTTGGCGGCCTAATCTCACCCCGCCTTGCGATACGGGCATTGCAAGCTACAACCTGTATTTTGCACCTTTTGAAGGTGATACCCTGCGCATTTTGCGACGCAACATCCGCGATACCCGATTTATTCACGAGCAAATCAATACGGTAGCAGGTTGTTATGCGGTAACCGCCTTAGACAGTGCAGGCAATGAAAGCCGCCTGAGCAACGTTGTTTGCAACGACAACTGCCCCTACTATGAACTGCCGAATGTATTTACGCCCAACGGAGACGGCAAAAACGATACTTTCCGTCCGTTGGTTTGCCCGCGATTTGTAGAACGAGTGGAGTTTAAAGTATTCAACCGCTGGGGTGGATTGGTCTATGAAAGTGATAACGATATTTTCATCAACTGGCGTGGTGTAAGCAATTCGGGCGCAAAGTTGCCGGCCGGTGTGTATTACTACGAAGCGGTAGTAACATTCCGTCGCCTTAGCCGCGAAGTAAGCCGTGAAACACTTAAAGGATGGGTGCAGATTATTTTGCAGGAATAA